GTAGCCCCCTATGGATACATTCCCTTTGCTTTCCAAGGGCATGGGGGTCTTCCAGGCCCTGCCTTGCTTCCCACAGGAGGCAGGGCTGCCTGCTCCCCTTCTTAAGACCTCTCCGAAAGCAGGCAGGAGTTGAGGCAGTGCTGTCTCAGCAAACCCAGAGGCTGCAAGCTCAGCTgtgtgggcagggagagggcaggagggggagggcagggcatgGCAGGTCTGCATCTCCCTCGCCCAGTGCAAGGACTCTAATGCTCTCACCTCTGAGGCTGATCCAGGGACATCCCAAGAGCAAGAGGAGGGGGATTGCATACATCGCCCTGCCCCTTTACCCCCTTTCCCTAAATCTCACCCTTACGAAGGACTGTAATCGCccagaggctgggctggggaTCTGGATGGAGGTGTTCAGGAAGGCAGACATGGGCAGGGGGAGAATTCATGGCCCTACCAGCCCCTTTAGCTCCCAGCATCTCAACCTGTCCCAAAGAAGCTTGGTCCTCAGACTATAGAActtggggaagggggaagggagagttTGAGGCAGGTACAAAGAGGCAGCTGGTGTCCATTAGGCAGTGAAGCCAACATTCCAGAATCATTCATCAGTGCTGGGGTCCCCTGGGCATTCCTTGCCAGCCCAAGTCCAGCCTCCTGCTCATACTAAGGTTGGATCACATCCCTGCACCTGAGCTACTCAGTGACCCTCCTGCTACCATCCTTGCCATCGCTGGGTCCCCATGCCATCCTACCACACGGCGGTACCATCACCCCCTTTGGTGCCATCCTTGGGAAGACCCTGCCATGCCAGCTTGCCATCTGAGTCAGCTTGTGCCACGCCCGCCACCACCCACCGCCAGCTGCCTAGTGCCCTTTCAGGAGCTGGAGGGAAGTGAGGAGATGCTGCGGGGAGCTGAGGAAATGAAGGGACCATCCAGtctgtggggaggtggggaggaggcaggcaggccgGGCCCCGCCTCCGGGAAGGGATTCAGGAGAATGGGCCTGGAGGTCCAGTCTCCAAGCCAGATAATCTCCTGGGACATCCAGAGAGAATAAGGATCCTGGTGGGTCAGCTTGCCAGGGTACATGGCAGCTTCTCCGAGGGAATGGGTCCTGGGATACTGGGGGGCATCAAACAGAGAGCTGATGGGAGATAGGGAAATAGGGAGTTAGTCCTCTCTGGGACCTAGTAGTTGCAAGAGTGGGAATACCTGACCAGGCTGAGCCAAAATGAGGTTTGAGTAGCCAAGCCAGATGTCTCTTGGGGGGACAGGCATCAAGCCATTTGGCAGATGTGCGCCCATCCTGCTGTCCAGCCATACACTTGACATCTGCCAGCCATTCCAGGTGATACATTATTCCTTCCGGCTTCTCTCCCCTCCTGGGATCTGGGGCCTCCAGCAGAACCAGGAAGTTGGGGGCAGAATTGGGGCTGCCCCAGTGCTGGGGAACATTCTGTTCCAAAGACCTCTGTACCCTGCAGAGGTGGCTCTTGGCACAGGCCAGGGGAAGACCAGGAAAGGGCAGAGGCTGGAGAGTAAGGAGGCTACACATCTCATCCTGTGGGGATTACTATGGAAATAACAGCCTTGGGCGGGAGGGATAGGACTgatgtcttcaaatatttgaaggacTGATGTACATATAAGAGGGAGTGGCCCTTCCTGGAGCCAAGGGAAGAACAGAGCCGATAGGCAAAAAGATCTCAGGGAGGCAGGTTTCAGCTCTATATAGGGAAGCACTTTGCTGCGACTGCAGCTGCCCAAAGATGGAATGATTGTCCCAGGAGACGGTGTGCTTCCTGCCATAGGAGGTGACCCGCAGTCAGACAACTGTTCACAGGGGACGTGGTGAAGGCATTGTGGGCCGATTTTATGGGCGGGGGACTACTCTAGGTGGCCGATCTTGCACATTCCTTTCAACCTtacatttcctggttgacctggCAGGCAAGACCATGGCATCGCTGAGGGTCAGGAGTGAGTGAGGGCCAAGGCAGAGCCCAGAGCAGCAGGACTCTTCTGGTCCTTTTGGCTCAACAGCCAAAGCCACTGttcaagtcctggctctgccacttagcaGCCGAAGACTCACTGCACGTGGGTGATTTCACTCCTAGGCACCTGTGAgttcatctgcaaagtgggacCGTCATTGTCACTGTGTCGGCAGGAAGGGCCAGTCTTCATGAGGTCCTGCAGGAGGAGTGCTAGCTCAACCCCAGTATTTTGACAAGGACAGCCCCTCATTATagctttctgtttttactttttggacCCAGAGCCTTGCATTGCTTAGAGAGCATCTAGTCCTGCCTCTTTCCTCTTggatgtggggaaactgaggctgagaaagtggaagtgaagtgacttgcctTGAGACCACAGGAGTAGTTTTGTGCCCCTGCCCCTCACAGCATCCCAAAGCCCTCTCGTGTCTGTGCTCTGGCCCCTGGGCAGAACGGTAGGTGGTCTTCCTCCCCCTACACTCTGGGCCTCTGAGAGCCCCCAGAGTCCTGTGGGCTCATAGAATACCTTTGTGTTCTAATTAATTGTCCCTCCAGGCCTCCACCTCTGCCCTAACACCCAGGGATCTAGGGCCTGGGGCCCTCCTTCTCATAGATGCACAAAGAAGCCTACAGTGCTACACAGGAAGCTGAGTTTGGAAGGCAAGAAGCTGGGCAACTCAGCGTGCCAGACACCCCAAGGCTCCCAGCTGGCACAGCGGGGCCTGCCTCGTGCCCAAACAtcgccctctccctcctgcttcttcCTATGTTTTGCCACCTGCCAGCCTCCCTGGGGTCACGCAGGCTGCTTGGAAGTGCCAGCTGGGAACCCTGACCAATTCTCCAGGCCTGAAGCCAGGCCTCCCGCCCCCTTTACCGATCACCGCTGGGAAGGAGTGGGCAGGAGTGAGGGGGCTCTCCCCAGAGGGGAAGAGGTTCCAGGATCTGGGTAGGGATGTTTCCAGACCTCACTCTGGGCAGACTGTGAGAAGGATATGTTGGGGTGAGCAATGGAAGGAACTCTGGGCTGGCTGCAGAATGAACCCAGCATTCCAGAACATGGGTTCCATTTAGGATTCCAGGCACTCGCCTATCATTTGATCAACAAACATTGACCAAGCAGCTACTATGTCTTGGGGCTCTGGGTGGGGGTTTCATTCAACTGTCCCTGGCCTCGAGGGGCTCCAGTGTCCTGAGGTAGTAAGAAGTAACTGACAACGTAAACCAGATTGGGTCTGTAATGGAAGTCGGTACTAGGTGCAGTGGGGCCCAGAGGAGGGAGCGGTTATACTCAACGGAATTCCTGCAGAAGAAGAGactgcttcccagaggaggaaaaGTCACTGGAAACCCTGAGGTATAAAGAGGATATTCACTGGATAAGGCAGAGAAGAGGACAAATGCATCAAAAAAGTGCAGAGGAATAAACACGGACGGGTTTGAGAATCCCTGTGTCTGGGCTGCAGGTGGAAGGCATGGGTGGGAAGGGAAGGCTTGGCCGAGCCGCAGAGTCCCCTGACGGGGCCGAGGGCCTTGACTATGTCCTAAGGAGCCATGGAAAGTGGTTAACCAAGTCAAGGATCACCTCTTTGGCAGCTGtagggagagcagggggagatgggcagggtggaggtggggactGTGACCCTGAACTGGGGCAGGGCTGTGGAGACAATGAGGTGATTATAGGGGATGGGCTGGAGAGCGATTTTGGAGGAAGAATCAGCCCCTGAGGATGAGGGTCCAGGATgacccctccccaactcccagcCTGGTGGACAACACCAGTGGAAAACTGGGGACCTGGTGTGTCTGTTTGGCCCCCAAAGTATTATTTTGTTTAACTTGAGTAAATAGTACACCCATACGAGGAAATCCTGTGTAGCCATAAACAAGAAtgatgaggcgcctgggtggctcagtgggttaagccgctgccttcggctcaggtcatgatctcagggtcctgggatcgagtcccacatcgggctctctgctcagcagggggcctgcttcctcctctctctctgcctgcctctctgcctacttgtgatctctctctgtcaaataaataaataaaatcttaaaaaaaaaaaaaaaaaaaaaaaaacaagaatgatgAAACTCTTTATGCGTTGGTATGGAATGATTTCCAAGATTtactgttaagtgaaaaaagcaaggcgTAGGAAACATAGTACACTACCATTtctgcaatgaaaaaaaaatgcagtacaACCTCGATTTTGTTTCTATCTAAATTCACAGAAAAGTctagatttcttttgaaaaattggaAAGCCTGGCCCCACTGGGCTGGCCGTGTGGACTAGCCCCGGTTGTCCAGGGGACCCCAGCAGCTGCTCTCTGGCTGGCCAGCCTGTCACAGTGCTCAACACTCCCAACCGTGCCTGCCCAGCCAGACCTTCTTTGCTCACGGACGCTCCCTACCTGGTTCCTGTCAGCTTCCGGGATTGGGACCACCTTCTGGAACAGGGCAACCTCTGTCTTAGTACTTAGAGGCTGTGAGGCTGTGGCTGACCAAGGAGCTATCCTGGCTGGGAGCCAGTCCCCTCTGGCTTTTGCTTACAGCCCCACTTCCTCTCTCAGCTGCAGAGGTTCAAGCGCTCGCTTTCCCTCAAGACCATCCTCCGAAGTAAGAGTGTGGAGAACTTCTTCCTTCGCTCGGGCTCTGAGCTCAAGTGCCCCACTGAGGTGCTGCTGACGCCCCCAACcccactgccccctccctccccaccaccagcaTCTACAGACGGGGATGTCCCGACgccggccccctccccctgccccatcccaCGGCCCCTGGCACCACTCAAACCAGTAAGACTGCACAGCTTCCAGGAACATGTCTTCAAGAGAGCTAGCCCCTGTGAGCTATGCCACCAGCTCATTGTGGGTACGTGCCTGCAGTGTCAAGGAaaggggtcgggggagggggcggtggagAGTATACCCAGGCCAATGTTGGGCTCTTGCTACTTAGGGCCTCCGTTCTCACTGCACCCCTCACCCTGGGTGGACCAACGGGCAACCTTGGGGGTGGGCAGGTGCCCAGGGTCGCAGCGTTTACTAAAAACTTGGGCATCAGTTGATGCTGCGAGTGTATGAGGGGTAGGCGCGCGGTCCCCAGGCTGACACAAGGCTGCCCGGCCCCTTCCTATGTCCAGTGCCCCACCTGCCCGCTCTGCTTCTTGCCCCTGGATGTACCCTCCTTGGCCTAATTGTTCTTGTTGAACCCAAATTCTTCCCAGGAAACTCCAAGCAGGGTTTGCGATGTAAGACGTGCAAAGTGAGTGtccacctctggtgctctgaggAGATCTCCCGCCAGCAATGCCCAGGCAAGGCGGTGAGTGGGGACCATGGCTGGCTGTGGGTGCTCCCCCCAAAGACTGGCCTGTGAGGGGAATGAGTGCCCCCCTCCAGGCCGGTTCCTCCCATGGGGTGGTCCTGGGGCTCGGGGAAGGACAAGCTATACCCTTAtgccctctctctgctccctcttgcCACAGTCCTCCTCCTTCCGTCGCAACTTCAGCTCCCCGCTCCTGGTGCATGAGCCACCCCCCGCCTGTGTCACAAGCAGAGAGTCCCCACCCACTGGTGAGTGTTTCCCCCATGGCCTCTGATCCCACATCCCAGGGGTGTGATGAGAAACCCACACATTCCTCTAGATGGGCACCTGAGTCAGGTGGCACTGCCGGTCCTTGGCACTTCCCTGCTCTGAATGCCCTTGTCCTCAATGAGGGGGtacccattcattccttcattcattcatccttcaACAGACATCTTACGGGACACTTCCTAAGTGCCAGGCATCATGCTAGACATGGGGACACAGCACTGAAGAAGGTGGAGTTCGTGGTCTAGTGAGGCAGCGAGACATGAAAGAGCTAATCACACAAATCGGCAATCAATCACCATTCTCATGAATGCCTGAACTGAGAAGGGTAGAGACTAGAGAGTCAGGCAGGCACTGTCCTCCTccgcagggagagagggaaggtgtCCGGAGATACGAAGGATGGGGAGGCATTCCAAGAGGAACTGGAGAAGACTGGTGTGGGCAGAGAGGGTCCTGTGGTAGGATGAGGCAGGGAGTTAAAGAGAAAGGATGTCTCGGCTGTAAGGGAGTGAAAGTGACACAGGACTTCGGGGCAGAGCAAGGTTGGCTGCCGGGTGCCAGGCCTTGAGAGTGGCTCATTGGCAGGGGCCAGCGGCAAGGTAGACCCCGTCTATGAGACCCTGCGCTATGGCACCTCGTTGGCTCTGATGAACCGCTCCAGCTTCAGCAGTACTTCTGAGTCCCCCACGCGGAGCCTGGTATGTCGGGCACCcaaggggagcctgggaggcagggGTCTCTGAGGGTGAGGGTCCAGGGGCTGAGCCCTTCCCCCGTGTGTCCCCAGAGTGAGCGGGATGAGCTGAATGAAGATGGGGAAGGCAGCATTCGCAGCTCAGAGGAGGCCCCTGGAGAGAGTGGTGAGTGGAGGTGGGACCAGAGGACCAGGAGGTGGGGATTAGGGGCAGGGAATGGAGCCCAGGGCGGGCCACTCCCTGCAGCCTcatgcccctgccctgccctggcatCTCTAGTATTCACAGCCCCAGCTGAGAGTGAAGGGTCAGGACCGGAGGAGAAAAGCCCCGGACAACAGGTGAGGTTATGCGGGCACTGAGCCCTGGGAGGCCAGATGGCAAGGGAATGTTACTTCTTCTTGTCATTGATTCATAGGTGGGTGCAAGCATGGTGAGTGGGGGTGTCACTGCTCCATCACTTATCCTCAGTCTACGGGGATGGGCAATGCCAGGGTGAGTATGCAGGAAAGGGGGGTAGCCCCCCTCCCACCATGGAGCCAATGCTGCTGTCCCCACT
This region of Mustela lutreola isolate mMusLut2 chromosome 15, mMusLut2.pri, whole genome shotgun sequence genomic DNA includes:
- the STAC2 gene encoding SH3 and cysteine-rich domain-containing protein 2 isoform X2, which encodes MTEMSEKENEPDDAATHTPPGTISALQETKLQRFKRSLSLKTILRSKSVENFFLRSGSELKCPTEVLLTPPTPLPPPSPPPASTDGDVPTPAPSPCPIPRPLAPLKPVRLHSFQEHVFKRASPCELCHQLIVGNSKQGLRCKTCKVSVHLWCSEEISRQQCPGKASSSFRRNFSSPLLVHEPPPACVTSRESPPTGASGKVDPVYETLRYGTSLALMNRSSFSSTSESPTRSLSERDELNEDGEGSIRSSEEAPGESVFTAPAESEGSGPEEKSPGQQVGASMVSGGVTAPSLILSLRGWAMPGPPNPFCGRTWDPCTPMSRSTSFCPKRTTTWLCSLGTGSCWWMTLTRTGGRARLATGLASSQPILCSESGQARTFGAAANPSLGTRNRGT
- the STAC2 gene encoding SH3 and cysteine-rich domain-containing protein 2 isoform X3: MTEMSEKENEPDDAATHTPPGTISALQETKLQRFKRSLSLKTILRSKSVENFFLRSGSELKCPTEVLLTPPTPLPPPSPPPASTDGDVPTPAPSPCPIPRPLAPLKPVRLHSFQEHVFKRASPCELCHQLIVGNSKQGLRCKTCKVSVHLWCSEEISRQQCPGKASSSFRRNFSSPLLVHEPPPACVTSRESPPTGASGKVDPVYETLRYGTSLALMNRSSFSSTSESPTRSLSERDELNEDGEGSIRSSEEAPGESVFTAPAESEGSGPEEKSPGQQVGASMVSGGVTAPSLILSLRGWAMPGPPNPFCGRTWDPCTPMSRSTSFCPKRTTTWLCRQDWRPGWLLPSQFCAASQARRERLALLPTLLWEQGTGVHEPQGEPDLCGRGQEQGC
- the STAC2 gene encoding SH3 and cysteine-rich domain-containing protein 2 isoform X4; this translates as MTEMSEKENEPDDAATHTPPGTISALQETKLQRFKRSLSLKTILRSKSVENFFLRSGSELKCPTEVLLTPPTPLPPPSPPPASTDGDVPTPAPSPCPIPRPLAPLKPVRLHSFQEHVFKRASPCELCHQLIVGNSKQGLRCKTCKVSVHLWCSEEISRQQCPGKASSSFRRNFSSPLLVHEPPPACVTSRESPPTGASGKVDPVYETLRYGTSLALMNRSSFSSTSESPTRSLSERDELNEDGEGSIRSSEEAPGESVFTAPAESEGSGPEEKSPGQQPPKPLLRKDVGPMYSYVALYKFLPQENNDLALQARLATGLASSQPILCSESGQARTFGAAANPSLGTRNRGT
- the STAC2 gene encoding SH3 and cysteine-rich domain-containing protein 2 isoform X1, which codes for MTEMSEKENEPDDAATHTPPGTISALQETKLQRFKRSLSLKTILRSKSVENFFLRSGSELKCPTEVLLTPPTPLPPPSPPPASTDGDVPTPAPSPCPIPRPLAPLKPVRLHSFQEHVFKRASPCELCHQLIVGNSKQGLRCKTCKVSVHLWCSEEISRQQCPGKASSSFRRNFSSPLLVHEPPPACVTSRESPPTGASGKVDPVYETLRYGTSLALMNRSSFSSTSESPTRSLSERDELNEDGEGSIRSSEEAPGESVFTAPAESEGSGPEEKSPGQQPPKPLLRKDVGPMYSYVALYKFLPQENNDLALQPGDRIMLVDDSNEDWWKGKIGDRVGFFPANFVQRVRPGENVWRCCQPFSGNKEQGYMSLKENQICVGVGRSKDADGFIRVSSGKKRGLVPADALTEI